A stretch of the Candidatus Cetobacterium colombiensis genome encodes the following:
- a CDS encoding lipoprotein, with protein sequence MKKTLLTLTLISILSGCNNDSNTNSNNAQKIVSDPNTPYKEYSVNDTKVADLVEENILKSEADKYGFDLKTSSAHMISFKKIGTYGSGEIKVIAFLNSKGIENAQDKGYININRVVTYTCRFEYSYKTEKYVWNSDYPYASTSTLF encoded by the coding sequence ATGAAAAAAACTCTGCTTACTCTTACCCTTATATCAATACTATCTGGATGTAACAACGATAGTAATACTAATAGTAACAATGCTCAAAAAATAGTATCTGATCCAAATACTCCATATAAAGAGTACTCTGTAAATGATACTAAAGTAGCTGATTTAGTTGAAGAAAATATTTTAAAATCTGAAGCAGATAAATATGGATTTGACTTAAAAACTTCATCAGCACATATGATTAGTTTTAAAAAAATTGGTACATATGGATCTGGTGAAATTAAAGTTATTGCATTTTTAAATTCAAAAGGAATTGAAAATGCCCAAGACAAAGGCTATATTAATATAAATAGAGTTGTTACATACACTTGTAGATTTGAATATAGCTATAAAACTGAAAAATACGTATGGAACTCTGATTATCCATACGCATCTACTAGTACCTTATTCTAA
- a CDS encoding 3'-5' exonuclease — translation MKLLYLDTETTGLTDNSAIVQIAGAIEIDGEVVEWFNIRCKPHVGADISENALQTIGLTLEELNKEQSPADALKELESIFSKYVDRYDKNDKLIMICHNYPFDFRMLFNFYNRLNNKYMGSFLDFKLNVCTLNLIRSLQVIGILPILENNKLETWCKHFNVKLENAHDALEDIRATREVYLNIAKLLKKS, via the coding sequence ATGAAATTATTATATTTAGATACAGAAACAACAGGACTAACAGATAACTCAGCCATTGTACAAATAGCTGGAGCAATAGAGATTGATGGAGAGGTGGTTGAATGGTTCAACATTAGATGTAAACCTCATGTAGGAGCGGATATTTCAGAAAATGCTTTACAAACAATTGGGTTAACTTTAGAGGAACTTAATAAAGAACAGAGTCCAGCAGATGCATTGAAAGAGTTAGAAAGTATATTTTCAAAATATGTTGATAGATACGACAAAAACGATAAACTAATTATGATTTGTCATAACTATCCATTTGATTTTAGAATGCTTTTTAATTTTTATAATAGATTAAATAATAAATATATGGGTAGTTTTCTTGATTTTAAATTGAATGTATGTACATTAAATTTAATTAGATCTCTTCAAGTTATTGGTATTTTACCGATTTTAGAAAATAATAAATTAGAAACTTGGTGTAAACACTTTAATGTGAAGTTAGAGAATGCTCATGACGCTTTAGAAGATATAAGAGCAACAAGAGAAGTATATTTAAATATAGCAAAATTGTTAAAAAAATCTTAA
- a CDS encoding nitroreductase family protein, whose amino-acid sequence MTNLSNNLDVLMNRKSVRAYEDKPLSQDVKEAIVNATLRAPTAGNMMMYSIIEITDENLKNKLVKTCDNQPMIAKAPYLLLFLADFQRWMDYLKASNVDKFNQENNLSMYHPKEGDLLLSINDALIAAQTAVTAAEMLEVGSCYIGDIMENFEIHREMFNLPKYTFPVTLICFGYPTEQQKNRQQPPRYPKDMILFENQYRHIEKDEFDNMEIERNKISKPNFLPGCSNEAIHMYKRKITSDFMKEMNRSVKAALDSWTK is encoded by the coding sequence ATGACCAATTTATCAAATAATTTAGATGTGCTAATGAATAGAAAATCAGTTAGAGCTTATGAAGATAAACCTCTTTCTCAAGATGTTAAAGAAGCAATTGTCAACGCTACTCTGAGAGCTCCAACTGCTGGAAATATGATGATGTATTCTATCATTGAAATTACAGATGAAAATTTAAAAAATAAACTTGTAAAAACTTGTGATAATCAACCTATGATTGCTAAAGCTCCTTATCTTTTACTTTTTTTAGCCGACTTTCAAAGATGGATGGATTATTTAAAAGCATCCAACGTCGATAAATTTAATCAAGAAAATAATCTTTCTATGTATCATCCTAAAGAGGGAGATTTATTACTTTCTATTAATGATGCTCTAATTGCAGCTCAAACAGCTGTTACTGCTGCAGAAATGCTAGAAGTTGGAAGTTGTTACATCGGTGATATTATGGAAAATTTTGAAATTCATAGAGAAATGTTTAACCTTCCTAAATATACTTTCCCTGTTACTCTTATTTGCTTTGGGTATCCAACAGAGCAACAAAAAAACAGACAACAACCTCCTAGATATCCTAAAGATATGATTTTATTTGAAAATCAGTATAGACATATTGAAAAAGATGAATTTGACAATATGGAAATAGAAAGAAACAAAATATCAAAACCTAATTTTTTACCAGGTTGTTCTAATGAAGCTATACATATGTATAAAAGAAAAATTACTTCAGATTTTATGAAAGAGATGAATCGTTCAGTTAAAGCTGCTCTTGACTCTTGGACAAAGTAA
- a CDS encoding EFR1 family ferrodoxin (N-terminal region resembles flavodoxins. C-terminal ferrodoxin region binds two 4Fe-4S clusters.) gives MKTIYYFSGTGNSLYLGKILKKNCSYNLVNLSAVIDEEVILEGDIGIIFPIYAMGIPKIVEEFLKKVKIGKIDYFFAVATCGGSGYGIPFNQIKNILNEKNIKLDYTNYCHMPDNYLKLFKPLSTEEAKKDINSSKEKIDVISKHILNKKSFITKEKVFLYLGFLLIYKFWRYGLKKVSKSFKLNEKRCISCGICMEVCPVNNIDLVEGKPIWNNNCEECLACANLCPTIAISCGGKSKYDLRYKNPYIDIKELKNNLKGRKNDKV, from the coding sequence ATGAAAACAATATATTATTTTTCAGGTACAGGTAATAGTTTATATTTAGGAAAAATTTTAAAGAAAAATTGTTCTTATAATTTAGTTAATCTATCTGCAGTTATAGATGAAGAAGTGATATTAGAGGGAGATATAGGAATTATATTTCCAATTTATGCAATGGGAATTCCAAAGATAGTGGAAGAGTTTTTAAAAAAAGTAAAAATTGGAAAGATAGATTATTTTTTTGCTGTTGCAACTTGTGGTGGAAGCGGTTATGGAATACCGTTCAATCAGATAAAAAATATTTTAAACGAAAAAAATATAAAGTTAGACTATACGAACTATTGTCATATGCCTGATAACTATTTAAAATTATTTAAACCTTTAAGTACTGAGGAGGCTAAAAAGGATATAAATTCATCTAAAGAAAAAATAGATGTAATATCAAAGCATATATTAAATAAAAAAAGTTTCATAACGAAAGAAAAAGTATTTTTATATTTAGGATTTTTATTGATTTATAAATTTTGGAGATATGGATTAAAAAAAGTTTCTAAGAGTTTTAAATTAAATGAGAAAAGATGTATAAGCTGTGGAATTTGTATGGAAGTTTGTCCTGTAAATAATATAGATTTAGTAGAAGGGAAACCTATTTGGAACAATAACTGTGAAGAGTGCTTAGCTTGTGCAAATTTGTGTCCAACAATAGCTATTTCATGTGGTGGAAAAAGCAAATATGATTTAAGATATAAAAATCCATATATTGATATAAAAGAGTTAAAAAACAATTTAAAAGGGAGAAAAAATGATAAAGTTTAG
- a CDS encoding HAD-IIA family hydrolase, which translates to MKQYKGYLFDIDGTILLGDTIIPGAKEKIEELRKRGKKIGFFTNNSSKNPKKYMEKFKEFGIESTLDEIITAGIVLLSHIEKNYSNKKVYIIGTEEYKNLYRAKGIHVVDDIQDFKDHNIDILIVALDTELNFKKLETACKLLKKDIKYFAANEDLVYPIENKIYLPDCKAICNMIELCTGKKPIYFGKPNGVMLGFALEKLNLIKEDIVIVGDRLYTDIACGNINDCDSILVLSGEATGKENSPYKPTYILESIDNL; encoded by the coding sequence ATGAAGCAGTATAAAGGATATCTTTTTGATATTGATGGAACAATTTTGCTTGGAGATACTATCATACCAGGAGCAAAAGAAAAAATAGAAGAATTAAGAAAAAGAGGAAAAAAGATAGGTTTTTTTACAAATAACTCATCGAAAAATCCTAAAAAGTATATGGAAAAATTTAAAGAATTTGGAATTGAATCTACATTAGATGAAATTATAACAGCTGGTATTGTTTTACTTTCACATATAGAAAAAAATTATAGCAATAAAAAAGTATATATTATTGGAACTGAAGAATATAAAAACTTATATAGAGCTAAGGGAATCCATGTCGTTGACGATATTCAGGATTTTAAAGATCATAATATTGATATTTTAATTGTTGCTTTAGATACAGAATTAAACTTTAAAAAACTTGAAACTGCTTGTAAATTATTAAAAAAAGATATTAAATATTTTGCTGCTAATGAAGATTTAGTTTATCCTATTGAAAACAAAATCTACCTTCCTGATTGCAAGGCAATTTGTAATATGATTGAGCTTTGTACAGGAAAAAAACCAATTTACTTTGGAAAACCAAACGGTGTAATGTTAGGATTTGCTCTTGAAAAACTAAATTTAATTAAAGAGGATATTGTAATTGTTGGTGATAGACTATATACAGATATTGCTTGTGGGAATATTAATGATTGCGACTCTATTTTAGTTTTAAGTGGTGAAGCCACAGGAAAAGAGAATAGTCCTTATAAGCCTACCTATATTTTAGAAAGTATTGATAATTTATAA
- a CDS encoding TIM barrel protein encodes MKKNIFVSDLIFYNDTKEETLNFIETYNLKNIEFFLEPRDFNHTEKLNFLIKHTKLDQVSFHGPYRYFNIDCSDTLWEELKLNFVEALICCKKNNGEFLVLHTNESKKKDSSKKEIEKKLDELLILGKEIGVQILVENVGVGINMIYSQKEFEKLVLQKNLKVLIDIGHLLANKWDLNLLLKNLKNHIIAYHIHSNDGQKDLHESIFNDTFNGEEILKTILSETPNAKLVFEYSPITDKQTLLDDLKKIEEMYINEAV; translated from the coding sequence ATGAAAAAAAATATTTTTGTCAGTGATCTTATATTTTATAATGATACAAAAGAGGAAACACTTAATTTTATTGAAACATATAATTTAAAAAATATAGAATTTTTTTTAGAACCTCGAGATTTTAATCATACTGAAAAATTAAATTTTTTAATAAAACATACTAAATTAGATCAAGTTTCTTTTCATGGTCCTTATAGATATTTTAATATCGATTGTAGCGATACTTTGTGGGAAGAATTAAAATTAAATTTTGTAGAAGCATTAATTTGCTGTAAAAAAAATAATGGAGAATTTCTTGTTCTTCATACAAATGAATCTAAAAAGAAAGATAGTTCTAAAAAAGAAATTGAAAAAAAATTAGATGAATTATTAATTTTAGGAAAAGAAATTGGTGTCCAAATTCTTGTTGAAAATGTCGGTGTTGGTATTAACATGATTTACTCTCAAAAAGAATTTGAAAAATTAGTTTTACAAAAAAATCTTAAAGTTTTAATTGATATTGGACATCTTTTAGCTAATAAATGGGATTTAAACCTCTTATTAAAAAATTTAAAAAACCACATTATTGCATATCATATTCACAGTAATGATGGTCAGAAAGATTTACATGAATCTATATTTAATGATACTTTTAATGGAGAAGAAATTTTAAAAACAATACTTTCAGAAACTCCTAATGCCAAACTAGTTTTTGAGTATTCTCCAATTACAGATAAACAAACACTTTTAGATGATTTAAAAAAAATAGAGGAGATGTACATTAATGAAGCAGTATAA
- a CDS encoding ABC transporter substrate-binding protein, which yields MKNNILKGAILGSLLFMGCGKDEQKVTSNKPIEIEYWHVASESFGGGTIKELVKNFNENNPDIKVIEKFNPDMYKGLTQNLQVAVAARKKPAIVQMGYSYLNYANDNFDYVTVQEIVNNFFPEDKEYLNKNFLPNILELGQVNGKQVGIPYSISNPIMYINSDLMKEAGIDITNTPKDWETVRKYSEIIKEKTGNMGLFVQEYADNWAQQALIEGNGGKILIEKDGKTIPTFASKESSEAYQYLADMVQDNLALHASNDEGFQTFLNGKLGMVITTIGKRDNFESTAKFKIIGEKFPIFNGKERKLPAGGNMLMVMTDNTDEQKASWKFMKYLLEEEASEKWTKGTGYLPSAIQNENSGIAKFLKENQLMNVASEQLADMGKWASFSGTNALRAEQLLIDVRDVILSGEKKAEQALLEVEQKIMNLIK from the coding sequence ATGAAAAATAATATTTTAAAAGGTGCTATCTTAGGAAGTCTTCTTTTTATGGGATGTGGAAAAGACGAACAAAAAGTAACTTCAAACAAACCTATAGAAATTGAATATTGGCACGTAGCTTCTGAAAGCTTTGGTGGTGGAACTATAAAAGAACTGGTTAAGAATTTCAATGAAAATAACCCTGATATAAAAGTTATAGAAAAATTTAACCCTGATATGTATAAAGGGTTAACACAAAATTTACAAGTAGCAGTTGCTGCTAGAAAAAAACCAGCAATTGTTCAAATGGGGTATTCATATTTAAATTATGCAAATGATAATTTTGATTATGTTACTGTTCAAGAGATTGTGAACAATTTTTTTCCAGAAGATAAAGAGTATTTAAATAAAAATTTCTTACCAAATATATTAGAACTTGGTCAAGTTAACGGAAAACAAGTTGGAATTCCATACTCTATTAGCAACCCTATTATGTATATAAATTCAGATCTTATGAAAGAAGCTGGTATAGATATTACAAATACTCCTAAAGATTGGGAAACTGTTCGTAAATATTCAGAAATAATAAAAGAAAAAACTGGAAATATGGGATTATTTGTTCAAGAGTATGCTGATAATTGGGCTCAACAGGCTTTAATTGAAGGAAATGGTGGTAAAATTCTAATCGAAAAAGATGGAAAAACTATTCCAACATTTGCCTCTAAAGAATCCTCTGAAGCATATCAATATTTAGCTGATATGGTTCAAGATAACTTAGCACTTCATGCATCTAACGATGAAGGATTCCAGACATTTTTAAATGGTAAACTTGGAATGGTTATAACTACAATTGGAAAAAGAGATAATTTTGAATCAACAGCTAAATTTAAAATAATCGGTGAAAAATTTCCTATATTTAACGGAAAAGAAAGAAAGTTACCTGCAGGGGGAAATATGTTAATGGTTATGACAGATAATACCGACGAACAAAAAGCCTCTTGGAAATTTATGAAATATTTATTAGAAGAAGAAGCTTCTGAAAAGTGGACTAAGGGAACTGGTTATTTACCATCAGCTATACAAAATGAAAATAGTGGTATTGCAAAGTTTTTAAAGGAAAATCAACTTATGAATGTAGCTAGTGAACAACTTGCAGATATGGGAAAGTGGGCTAGTTTCTCAGGAACTAATGCACTTCGAGCAGAGCAATTATTAATTGATGTTAGAGATGTTATTTTAAGTGGAGAAAAAAAAGCAGAACAAGCACTTCTAGAAGTTGAACAAAAAATAATGAATTTAATTAAATAA
- a CDS encoding ABC transporter ATP-binding protein has product MKEIKFKNVSKSYGNTKIVNNLNLTIKAGERLVLLGPSGCGKSTTLRMIAGLEEITSGDLFFGENKINNIEAGDRDIAMVFQNYALYPHLTVWDNITFGLRMNKVDKNEIEKRAKEVVKILNLQGLEKRYPKELSGGQRQRVALGRAAVKNSDFFLLDEPLSNLDVQLRNSSREELIKLHEINRPTFIYVTHDQIEAMTIGHRIAILNKGDLQQIDTPEEVYNNPANIFVAKFIGTPPMNILKGQVIDQQVYIEENCISENENNIPNLDNKDLVYVGIRPEHIFVHTENAPGRIQGEVTRIENYGNQKCISVSIGNEDIKASIKNDQDIKKHQKIYLEIDIKKCSYFDIKTEKNLKLEG; this is encoded by the coding sequence ATGAAAGAAATTAAATTTAAAAATGTATCAAAAAGTTATGGAAATACAAAAATCGTAAATAATTTAAATCTAACAATAAAAGCTGGTGAAAGATTAGTTTTATTAGGTCCATCTGGATGTGGTAAGAGTACAACTTTAAGAATGATTGCTGGATTAGAAGAAATTACATCTGGAGATTTATTCTTTGGAGAGAATAAAATCAATAATATAGAAGCTGGTGATAGAGATATCGCTATGGTATTTCAAAACTATGCACTTTATCCACATCTTACAGTGTGGGATAATATAACTTTTGGATTAAGAATGAATAAAGTAGATAAAAACGAAATTGAGAAAAGAGCAAAGGAAGTTGTTAAAATCTTAAATCTTCAAGGTTTAGAAAAAAGATACCCCAAAGAATTATCAGGAGGACAAAGACAAAGAGTTGCTCTTGGTCGTGCTGCTGTAAAAAATTCTGATTTTTTCTTACTTGATGAGCCTTTATCAAATTTAGATGTTCAACTTAGAAATTCTTCTAGGGAAGAACTAATAAAGCTACATGAAATAAATAGACCAACATTTATTTATGTTACTCATGATCAAATTGAAGCAATGACAATTGGACACAGAATAGCAATTTTAAATAAAGGTGATCTACAACAAATCGATACCCCTGAAGAGGTTTATAATAACCCAGCCAATATATTTGTTGCAAAATTTATTGGTACTCCTCCTATGAATATTTTAAAAGGTCAAGTTATAGATCAACAAGTTTATATAGAGGAAAACTGTATATCTGAAAATGAAAATAATATACCTAATTTAGACAACAAAGACCTTGTATATGTTGGAATTAGACCAGAGCATATTTTTGTTCATACTGAAAATGCTCCTGGAAGAATTCAAGGAGAGGTTACAAGAATCGAAAATTATGGAAATCAAAAGTGCATCTCAGTTTCTATTGGAAATGAAGATATAAAAGCATCTATAAAAAATGATCAAGATATTAAAAAACATCAAAAAATTTATCTAGAAATAGATATTAAAAAATGTAGTTACTTTGATATTAAAACAGAGAAAAATTTAAAATTGGAGGGTTAA
- a CDS encoding carbohydrate ABC transporter permease, which translates to MKIKEIKWHLLFLVIIGIQIFPLVYMLSISFKSMDQIFGDPLSIIPKIITFRNYSYIFENVEILRYIWNTFFISTVITLGKIITSILAGYVLAFKNFKGKKILIFLILGTLFVPFTVTMIPNYLMISEIGLLNSSLGVILPQLADGMGIFMIIQNMKGIPKSILEVTKLDKIKEIKVLYYIILPMIKNSIISMGILFFINSWNEYFWPLLILSEKKNYTLSLALQMFISSEGGNDWGVTMAIAALTIIFPIIMYGFFQKKIMTSFVKSGVKG; encoded by the coding sequence ATGAAAATTAAAGAAATTAAGTGGCATTTGCTGTTTTTAGTAATAATTGGAATTCAAATTTTTCCACTTGTGTATATGCTATCAATATCCTTCAAAAGTATGGACCAAATTTTTGGAGATCCTTTAAGCATAATACCTAAAATTATAACTTTTAGAAACTATAGTTATATATTTGAAAATGTAGAAATTTTAAGATATATCTGGAATACATTTTTTATATCTACAGTGATAACTTTGGGAAAAATAATTACAAGTATCTTAGCTGGATATGTTCTAGCTTTTAAAAATTTTAAAGGTAAAAAAATATTAATCTTTTTAATTTTAGGAACTTTATTCGTTCCTTTCACAGTTACCATGATTCCCAATTATCTTATGATTTCTGAAATTGGACTTCTAAATTCTAGTTTAGGAGTTATTCTTCCACAATTAGCTGATGGAATGGGAATATTTATGATTATCCAAAATATGAAAGGAATTCCAAAATCAATTTTAGAGGTTACAAAATTAGATAAAATTAAAGAAATCAAAGTTTTATACTACATTATTTTACCAATGATTAAAAATTCTATTATCTCTATGGGTATACTATTTTTTATAAATTCATGGAATGAATATTTTTGGCCTCTGTTAATTTTAAGTGAAAAGAAAAATTACACTCTATCTTTAGCACTTCAAATGTTTATAAGTTCTGAAGGTGGAAATGACTGGGGTGTAACTATGGCCATTGCGGCATTAACAATTATTTTCCCAATTATTATGTATGGATTTTTCCAGAAAAAAATAATGACAAGTTTTGTAAAATCAGGAGTAAAAGGATAG
- a CDS encoding carbohydrate ABC transporter permease, with protein sequence MKKKETLLATAFLMPALTIFTIFIFYPICKTFYLSFFQWNMISKNKKFIGLENYINILTENSIHKSFANTLIYIGLLIVFNFILPYVIAYILAFLVNKFKGFYRTMFFFPSIISLVVASLVFVWVFNPMIGPISKFYEIFNLKPQFWLKTNGLVMVLITLITAWKIFGYNLILLLAGILEVPTELIESAKLDKISNLQIFLYIVIPMTSSTALYVIVMTIVYGLQQVFVPINVLTQGGPNNGSTNLVYSIYQYAFTFFQTGRASALSIITMLFFFILISIKIKVLEKGVYYEN encoded by the coding sequence ATGAAAAAAAAAGAAACACTTTTAGCAACTGCATTTCTAATGCCTGCTTTGACCATTTTCACAATTTTTATCTTTTATCCCATTTGTAAAACTTTTTATCTAAGCTTTTTTCAATGGAATATGATCAGTAAAAATAAAAAATTTATTGGATTGGAAAACTATATTAATATTTTAACAGAAAATAGTATCCATAAGTCCTTTGCAAATACACTTATATATATCGGTTTATTAATTGTATTCAATTTTATATTACCGTATGTTATTGCATATATATTGGCATTCTTAGTAAATAAATTTAAAGGATTTTATAGAACTATGTTCTTTTTCCCGAGTATTATTTCACTAGTTGTTGCATCTCTTGTTTTTGTATGGGTATTCAACCCTATGATTGGACCAATTTCAAAATTTTATGAAATTTTTAATTTAAAACCACAATTTTGGTTAAAAACAAATGGTTTAGTTATGGTTTTAATAACTCTTATAACTGCATGGAAAATTTTCGGTTATAATTTAATTCTTTTATTAGCCGGAATACTTGAAGTTCCTACTGAACTTATAGAAAGTGCTAAACTTGATAAAATTTCAAATCTACAGATTTTTTTATACATTGTTATCCCTATGACATCTTCAACAGCTTTATACGTTATAGTTATGACTATTGTATATGGATTACAACAAGTATTTGTTCCTATAAATGTTTTAACTCAAGGAGGACCAAATAACGGAAGTACAAATCTTGTATATAGTATTTATCAATATGCATTTACATTTTTCCAGACAGGAAGAGCTTCCGCACTTTCTATAATCACAATGCTTTTCTTCTTTATATTAATTTCTATAAAGATAAAAGTTTTAGAAAAAGGAGTTTATTATGAAAATTAA
- the msrB gene encoding peptide-methionine (R)-S-oxide reductase MsrB, producing the protein MNKKILVGVGLMVSTLAFSNWQDFKKPSDDQLKKILSPLQYDVTQNEATEKPFENEYFENKKPGIYVDVVSGEPLFSSLDKFDSGTGWPSFTKPLDSDNIVLKKDFKIIWPRTEVRSKHADSHLGHVFNDGPPPTGKRYCLNSAALRFVPIDQLEKEGYGEYLKLFDK; encoded by the coding sequence ATGAATAAAAAAATATTAGTAGGAGTTGGTCTTATGGTAAGCACTTTAGCATTTAGCAATTGGCAGGATTTTAAAAAACCTTCTGATGATCAATTAAAAAAAATACTTTCACCGTTACAATATGATGTCACTCAAAATGAAGCTACAGAAAAGCCATTTGAAAATGAGTACTTTGAAAATAAAAAGCCTGGTATCTATGTAGACGTTGTTTCTGGAGAGCCGCTTTTTTCATCGTTAGATAAATTTGACTCTGGAACAGGATGGCCAAGTTTTACCAAACCTTTAGATTCAGATAATATAGTTTTAAAAAAAGATTTTAAAATAATCTGGCCAAGAACTGAAGTTCGAAGTAAACATGCTGATTCACATTTAGGTCATGTTTTCAATGATGGTCCTCCTCCTACAGGAAAAAGATACTGTTTAAATTCAGCAGCTTTAAGATTTGTACCTATTGATCAACTAGAAAAAGAGGGATATGGGGAATATTTAAAACTATTTGATAAATAA
- a CDS encoding TRM11 family SAM-dependent methyltransferase encodes MNHVLKYMYIVNFPTFEEELCLLEMRAVFGKMPIEKTLFSNIEFNPSNSPFIKTRLDVIYEKDTIEELLVEIDKDKTIYNNFKLEYVRLNNNNNIPYEERLELIKKLSMNIIGTHNFKNPEFNFGVTKVDGKWLFGIDNKNDYKWHTHDNKPCSYSNSLGVKVAKAVVNIANNGLKEKTIIDPCCGVGTTLVEALDAGYQIEGYEINRHITKNANINLEFYGFDPIVVNDDMHNITKKYDSSIIDIPYGLFSHTSEEEQQSIINTAKRISNKMVIISFEEHDSMIAKAGFKIIDRCIVTKGKFKRFIVVAE; translated from the coding sequence ATGAATCACGTTTTAAAATATATGTACATCGTTAATTTTCCTACATTCGAAGAAGAACTTTGTCTATTAGAAATGAGAGCAGTCTTCGGAAAAATGCCCATAGAAAAAACTTTATTTAGTAATATAGAATTTAATCCATCTAATAGCCCTTTTATAAAAACTCGTTTAGATGTTATTTATGAAAAAGATACTATAGAAGAACTTTTAGTTGAAATAGATAAAGATAAAACTATTTACAACAATTTTAAATTAGAGTATGTTAGATTAAATAACAACAATAATATTCCTTACGAAGAACGATTAGAACTAATCAAAAAACTTTCTATGAATATCATTGGTACTCATAATTTTAAAAATCCAGAGTTTAATTTTGGTGTAACTAAAGTTGATGGAAAATGGTTATTTGGTATCGATAATAAAAATGACTATAAATGGCATACTCATGATAATAAACCTTGCTCTTACTCTAATTCATTAGGTGTTAAAGTTGCCAAAGCTGTTGTAAATATTGCTAACAATGGTTTAAAAGAAAAAACTATTATTGATCCTTGTTGTGGAGTTGGAACTACATTGGTTGAAGCTCTAGATGCTGGTTATCAAATAGAAGGTTACGAAATAAATAGACATATTACAAAAAATGCAAATATCAATTTAGAGTTTTATGGATTTGATCCTATCGTTGTAAATGATGATATGCACAATATCACAAAAAAATATGATAGTTCTATTATTGATATTCCTTATGGACTTTTCAGTCACACTTCTGAAGAAGAACAACAAAGCATAATTAATACAGCTAAAAGGATTTCAAATAAAATGGTTATAATATCTTTTGAAGAACACGATTCAATGATAGCTAAAGCTGGATTTAAAATTATTGATAGATGTATTGTTACAAAGGGAAAATTCAAGAGATTTATAGTCGTTGCAGAATAA